CAACACCGAGAAGAAGGCCGCGGTGCTGCTCGCGCAGGCCGACAAGATGCGCGCCAAGGCGACCAAGGCCGTCGCCGCGCAGAACATGGCCCGCCGCGCCGAGCGCATGCTCTCCTCGCTCGAGGAGGTCCGCGTCTCGGACAAGGTCGCCAAGCTGCGGTTCCCCGAGCCGGCGCCGTGCGGCAAGACGCCGCTCACGGCCGAGGGGCTCAGCAAGTCCTACGGCTCGCAGGAGGTCTTCACCGACGTCGACCTCGCGATCGACCGGGGGAGCCGTGTCGTCGTCCTGGGCCTCAACGGCGCCGGCAAGACGACGCTCCTGCGCATGCTCGCGGGCCTCGCGCAGCCGGACACGGGCGAGGTCAAGGCCGGGCACGGGCTCAAGCTCGGGTACTACGCGCAGGAGCACGAGACGCTCGACCTCAGCCGCACGGTCGTGGAGAACCTCCGCTCCGCGGCGCCCGACCTGACCGACACCCAGGTCCGCTCGGTGCTCGGGTCGTTCCTGTTCTCGGGCGACGACGCCGACAAGTCGGCGGGCGTGCTCTCGGGCGGGGAGAAGACCCGGCTCGCGCTCGCGGCGCTCGTCGTGTCCTCCGCGAACGTCCTGCTGCTCGACGAGCCCACCAACAACCTCGACCCGGCGTCGCGCGAGGAGATCCTCGCGGCGCTGCGCGGCTACACCGGGGCGGTCGTCCTGGTCAGCCACGACGAGGGCGCGGTCGCGGCGCTCAACCCCGAGCGCGTCGTGCTGCTGCCCGACGGCGACGAGGACCTGTGGAGCCCGGCGTACCTCGACCTGATCTCGCTCGCGTAGCGGGAGCAGGTCCGGGCGGTCCGTGCCGGGCCGCGCGTCGGCGGGGATCAGGCGCGCGGACGCTCGCCCGTCCCGTGCCCACGCGCGGCGGCAGTGCGCTGCGGGACGTCAGCGCAGCTGGGCGTCGATCAGGGCGTCCTCGACGTCCTCGGCGCTCGGGCCGCGGTCCCGTCGAGCCGCACGTGCCGCCCGGGGGGTGCGGGGCGGGGTCGGCGGCGTGCCCTCGTCGTCGGGCCCCGGCGCCCCTGGACCCTCCGGCTCGCCCTCGTCCCCGAGGCGTGCGTCGACGAGCTCGCGCCGGGCCATCACGGAGAACCCGACGAGCGCCCCGAGCGCGAACGTCCACCACTGGAACGCGTAGGACAGGTGCGATCCCGGGTCGGTGCTCGGTGCCGGCAGCGGCACGAGCGCCCGCGCCGGGGCCGGGTCCTCGTCGGCGAGCGCGCCGTACGCGCGGTAGGGGGTCAGGCCGTCGAGTGCCGCGTCGTCCGGCGCCTGGTCGAGCACCTGCGCGACCGAGATCGCCTGCACCTGGCCGGCGGCCGCCGCCCGCGCGGGCGGCTCGTCGAGCCGGAGCCGGACCGTGACCTCCACGGGCCCGGCCGGGGGAGCGGGGACGTCGACCGCGGCCGAGCCGTCGGTCCCCATCCCGACGAACCCGCGGTTCACGACCAGCACCGTGCCCGGCTCGCCGCCCGCCTCGACCACGAGCGGGACGAGCACGTGGTACCCCGGCGTGCTCTCGACCGGCCGGTTGCGCAGCAGCACCGTGGCCTCGGGCAGGTAGCGGCCGGTCACCACCGCCCGGCGCCACACGTCGTCCGTGCCGAGCGCGGCGTCGGCCGAGGGCAGCACCTCGTCGAGCGGCACCGGCTCCGCGGCGTAGTTCCGCTCGACCACCCGGATCAGCGCGTCGCGCGCGACGTGCCGGTTCCACTGCCAGCGGCCCGCGAACGCGCAGCCCGTCGCGACGACGAGCGCGACGAGCACGAGCGCGAGCGCGCGGCGGACGTGCGGGCTCACGGGCTCTCGGCCACCTCGAGCTCAGCGACGGGCACGGCGCCGCGCAGGAACCCGCGCACGTCGAGGTAGGAGCTCAGGTGCTCGCGGTGCTCGTCGCACGCGAGCCAGACCTTGCGGCGCTCGGGCGTGTGCAGCTTCGGGTTGTTCCACAGCAGACCCCACGCCGCCTCGGCGCGGCAGCCGCGGCGCGAGCACACGAGCTCGTCGACCGCGTCGGGGGTGGGCTGCAGGAGGCTCATCGGGGTCCTCGGGATCCTCGGGGACGGCTCGGGTCCGGGTGGTCGGCGGGGTCGGCCGGGCCGACGCCGTCCTCGCGGCGCGCGCCGATCGCGCGGGGGTCCACGTAGGTCGGCACACGGTCGACCCGTTCGCGGCCCGCGTTCGCGAACAGCACCGCGACGTAGGGCAGCACGACCGCGCCGACGATGAACAGCAGCGACACCCACGCCGGCACGACGCCGTACAGCACGACGGCCAGCACGAAGCACAGGGTGCGGATGCCCATCTGCAGCAGGTACCGGCGCGTGCGCCGCGCGAGGTCGTCGGCGAGCGGTTCCGGCGCGGACGTGATGCTGATCACGTCGTCCGTCTCACGGCTCTTCCTTCTCACCTCACGATGGTAGTCCGGCGTCGTTGTGGGCACCCGACAAGGGCGGCGCGGCATCTCGCGCGCGGGCGTCACCGACACCCGGCCCGCGTGTCGGATACCGTCGGATCTCGTGCCGCAGACTCCAGCAGGTGAGAACGGACCCCGCAGCATCCTCGTCACGGGTGCCAACCGGGGCATCGGCCGCGCGATCGCGGAGCGCTTCGTCGCGTCCGGCGACAAGGTCGCCACGATCTACCGCAGCGGCGACCTCCCCGACGGGGTGCTCGGCGTGACGGGCGACGTGCGGGACACCGCCGCCGTCGACGCCGCGTTCACCGAGGTCGAGGCCGCCCACGGACCGGTCGAGGTGCTCGTCGCCAACGCCGGGATCACGCGCGACCAGCTCCTCATGCGGATGACCGACGAGGAGTTCGAGCAGGTGCTCGACGTCAACCTCACGGGCGCGTTCCGCTGCGTGCGCCGCGCCTCCAAGGGCATGATCCGGCTCCGTCGGGGGCGCATCGTGCTCGTCTCCTCGGTGGTGGGGCTCTACGGCTCGCCCGGGCAGGTCAACTACGCCGCGTCCAAGGCCGGCCTCGTCGGCATGGCACGGTCGATCACGCGCGAGCTCGGCGGCCGCGGGATCACCGCGAACGTCGTCGCCCCCGGCTTCATCGACACGGCGATGACGGCCGAGCTGCCCGCCGAGCGCCAGGACGCCTACAAGGCGTCGATCCCCGCGGGGCGGTTCGGGCACGCCGACGAGATCGCCGCCGCCGTGCACTTCCTCGCCTCGCCCGACGCCGCCTACGTCTCGGGGGCCGTCCTCCCCGTCGACGGCGGCCTCGGCATGGGCCACTGACCCCCTCTCGACTCGACCGGAACGGAACAGCACCCATGGGTCTGCTCGACGGCAAGAAGCTCCTCGTGACCGGCGTCCTCACGGACGGCTCGATCGCGTTCCACGTCGCCCGCCTCGCCCAGGAGCAGGGCGCGCAGGTCGTCCTCACCTCCTTCGGGCGCCAGTTCCGCCTCACGCAGGCGATCGCCCGGCGGCTGCCCGCGGAGGCGCCCGTCGTGCAGCTCGACGTCACGTCGGCCGAGGACCTGGCTGCGCTCGCGGACCGCGTGCGCGAGCTCGGCGTCGACCGGCTCGACGGCGTCGTGCACTCGATCGGCTTCGCGCCGCAGTCCGTCATGGGCGGCAACTTCCTCGCCGGGGAGTGGGAGGACGTCGCGACCGCGGTGCACGTGTCCGCGTACTCGCTCAAGGCGCTCGCGGTCGCCGCGCAGCCGCTGCTCTCCTCGGGCGGGTCGATCGTCGGCCTGACCTTCGACGCGCGCTACGCGTGGCCCGTGTACGACTGGATGGGCGTCGCCAAGGCGGCGTTCGAGTCGACGGCCCGCTACCTCGCGCGCGACCTCGGACCGCACGGCGTGCGCGTCAACCTCGTCTCGGCCGGCCCGATCCGCACGACCGCCGCGAAGTCGATCCCCGGCTTCGAGGCCATGGAGGGCGGCTGGCCCGAGCGCGCGCCCCTCGGCTGGGACGTGCACGACCCCGAGCCCACGGCGCGCGCGGTCGCCGCGCTGCTGTCCGACTGGTTCCCGGCCACGACCGGCGAGATCGTGCACGTCGACGGCGGCGTGCACGCGATGGGTCTGTAGCCCGTGACCGGGACGTCGACGGCCGCGCGGCGGCTCGTCCTGCTGCGGCACGCGAAGGCCGAGCCGGGCGGGGTGCTCGACGACCACGTGCGCACGCTCGCGCTCGAGGGTCGCCGCCAGGCGGGGCTGGTCGGGGCGAGCCTGCGCGACGCGGGCCTCGTCCCGGACCTCGTGCTGTGCTCCTCGGCGGTCCGCACGCGTCAGACGTGGGACCTCGCGCGCAACGCGCTCGGCACGGACGCCCCGCACGTCGAAGTGTCCGACGAGCTCTACACCGCGGGGGCCCGCGAGCTGCTCGAGCTCGTCCGCTCGGTGGACCCGGACGCGCGCACCGTGCTGCTCGTCGGGCACGAGCCGACCGTCTCCCAGGCCGCCGCGCTGCTCGCGGGGCCGGGGTCGGACGAGACGGCGCAGGTGCGCGTGCGCACGGGCGTCCCCACGGCGAGCTACTCGGTGCTGGAGACCGACGTCGCGTGGTCCGCGCTCGAGCCGGACGGCGCGCGGCTGCTGCGCCTCGTGACGGCCGGCTGACCGCTCCGCGCACGCTGGGCCGGGCGGCACGGCGGCCGTCCCGACGGGTCGTGCGGGCCGATCGGGCCCGGGTCGACCTGCCGTCCTGACGCGTCGTGCGGACCGGTCCGGCCGGGCCGACCGGTCAGCGCGGCGGGCTCAGGCGAACGGCCCGAGCGCGAGCACCTCGTCGAGCCGCGCGCCCAGCACCGCGTCCGCCTGCGCGCACACGACGGGCTTGGCGTTGAACGCCACCCCGAACGCCGCGGCGGCGATCATGTCGAGGTCGTTCGCCCCGTCGCCGATCGCGACGGTGCGGTCGAGCGGGATCTGCTCGGCCGCGGCGAGCTCGCGCAGGAACGTGGCCTTGGCGGCCCGGTCCACGACGGGCCCCGAGACGCGGCCCGTGAGCACGCCGCCGTCGACCTCGAGCGCGTTGGCCCGGAAGCGCGTGATCCCGAGGCGCGCGGCGAGCGGGGCGACGACCTCGACGAACCCCCCCGAGACGAGCCCGAGCGGCCAGCGGCGGCGCGCCAGCTCCTCGACCAGCTCCGTGGCACCGGGGGAGAGCTCGACCGCCGCGAGCACGTCGTCGAAGACCGTGACCGGCAGGCCGGCGAGGGCCGCGACACGCGCGTGCAGCGACGCGGCGAAGTCCAGCTCGCCGCGCATCGCCCGCTCGGTGATCTCGGTGACCTCCGCGCGCGTTCCGGCGTGGTCCGCGAGCAGCTCGATGACCTCGCCCGTGATGAGGGTCGAGTCGACGTCCATGACGACGAGGTGGCGCGGGCGGGCGGCGGCGTCGGGGCGGGCGGCGTCGGCGGCAGGCACGGTGGTCACGCGAGGCAGGGTAGCCGTGGGGGCGGCGGGCCCGTCGTGCGCGTTCAGCCCTCGTCGGCCCGGCCCCGTCGGTCCGTGCCGGCACGGGCTCAGGCGGCGCGACGACAGGTCCGGGCCCGGCCCCCGGGGTCAGTCCTCGATGACGTGGCCCTTGGGGACGACCGTGATGCCCGACTCCGTGACGGTGAACCCGCGCGCGAGGTCGTGCTCGCGGTCGAGCCCGATCCGGGCCCGCTCCGGGACGATGACGTTCTTGTCGATGATCGCGCGGTGCACCTGCGCGTAGCGCTGGACGTGCACGCCGTCCATGAGCACCGAGTCGGTCACCTGCGCCCACGAGTGCAGGTAGGTCCCGGGCGACAGGATCGAGCCCGAGACCGTCGCGCCCGAGACGAGCACGCCGGGGGAGACGATCGAGTCGGCCGCGTGCCCCAGGCGCCCCGGGCCCGCGTGCACGAACTTGGCGGGCGGCAGGCCCGTGTAGCCCGTGAACACCGGCCACGAGTCGTTGTACAGGTTGAAGACCGGCTCGATCGAGATGAGGTCCTGGTTCGCGTCGTAGTACGAGTCGAGCGTCCCGACGTCGCGCCAGTAGTCACGGTCCCGGTCGGTCGAGCCCGGGACGTCGTTCTTGATGAAGTCGTAGACCGCCGCCGTGCCCTTCTCGACGAACGACGGCACCAGGTCCCCGCCCATGTCGTGGCGCGAGTTCGGGTCGGCCGCGTCGGCGGTGACCGCCTCGATGAGCGCGTCGGCGTTGATGACGTAGTTGCCCATCGAGGCGAAGATCTCGTCGGGCGAGCCCGGGACGGCGACCGGGTCGCTCGGCTTCTCGCGGAACGCCGCGATGCGGACCGGGTCGCTCGGGTCGGTCTCGATGACGCCGAACTGGTCGGCCATGCCGATCGGCTGCCGGATGCCGGCGACGGTGATCTCCGCGCCCGACTCGACGTGCTGGTCGACCATCTGGGAGAAGTCCATGCGGTACACGTGGTCGGCGCCGACCACGACTACGATGTCGGGGCGCTCGTCCTCGATGATGTTGAGGCACTGGTAGATCGCGTCCGCGCTGCCGAGGTACCAGTGCTTGCCGACGCGCTGCTGCGCGGGCACCGGGGCGACGTAGTTGCCGAGGAGCGTCGACATGCGCCACGTCTTGGCGACGTGCCGGTCGAGGCTGTGCGACTTGTACTGCGTCAGCACCACGATGTGCAGGTAGTGCGAGTTGACGAGGTTCGACAGCGCGAAGTCCACCAGCCGGTAGATGCCGCCGAACGGCACGGCGGGTTTGGCCCGTGCCGCCGTCAGCGGCATGAGCCGCTTGCCTTCCCCACCTGCGAGGACGATTGCCAGGACGCGCGGCGCTGCCATGGGACAGACCCTAGGCCTCCGCCGTTCCCGAGGCGAGGTGAACGCCGCGAAGGACTAGCGTGTCGCACGGTGGACGGGGGAGCCCCGGCCGGTGGAGAGGGGACACGATGCGAGTCGACCTGCTGACCAGGGAGTACCCGCCCCACGTGTACGGCGGGGCAGGGGTCCACGTGGCCGAGCTCGCGGCCGTGCTGAGGCGCAGCATCGACGTGCGCGTGCACTGCTTCGACGGTCCGCGCGAAGAGGCAGACGTGCACGGGTACGACGTGCCCGCCGAGCTCGCCGGCGCGAACGCGGCGCTCGCGACGATGGGCGTCGACCTGCAGATCGCCGCGCACCTCGAGGGCGCCGACCTGGTGCACTCCCACACCTGGTACGCGAACCTCGCGGGCCACCTCGGCGGGCTCCTCCACGGCGTCCCGCACGTCGTCTCGGCGCACAGCCTCGAGCCGCTGCGCCCGTGGAAGGCCGAGCAGCTCGGCGGCGGCTACGCGCTGTCGAGCTGGGTCGAGCGGACCGCCTTCGAGGCGGCGGCCGGCGTCATCGCGGTGAGCGGCGGCATGCGCGCCGACATCCTGCGCAGCTACCCGGCGATCGACCCGGACCGCGTCCACGTCGTGCACAACGGCATCGACCTCGCGGGGTGGCAGCGCCCGACGGACGACGAGGCGCTCGCGCAGGCCGACGCCGTGGTGCGCCGCCTCGGCATCGACCCGGACCGGCCGTCCGTGGTCTTCGTCGGACGCATCACCCGGCAGAAGGGCCTGCCGTACCTGCTGCGGGCCGCCGACCTGCTCCCGCCCGACGTGCAGCTCGTGCTGTGCGCGGGCGCCCCGGACACGCCGCAGATCGCCGCCGAGGTGACCGGGCTCGTCGACGAGCTGCGCGCGCGCCGCGGCGGCGGGGTCGTGTGGATCGAGCAGATGCTCCCGCGCCCCGAGCTCGTCGCGGTGCTCGCGGCCGGCACCGTGTTCGTGTGCCCGTCGGTGTACGAGCCGCTCGGCATCGTCAACCTCGAGGCCATGGCGGTCGGGCTGCCGGTCGTCGGCTCCGCGACGGGCGGGATCCCCGAGGTCGTCGACGACGGCGTCACGGGGTGGCTCGTGCCGATCGAGCAGGTCCAGGACGGCACCGGGACCCCGCTCGATCCCGAGAAGTTCGTCGCGGACCTCGGGTCGGCGCTCGTCGAGGCCGTGTCCGACCCGGCTCGGGCGGCCGAGCGTGGCGTGGCCTCGCGCCGGCGCGTCGAGGACCACTTCTCGTGGGACGCGGTCGCGGAGCGCACGATCGACGTCTACCGGAGCGTGCTGGGGGCCTGAGCGCGTCGTCGACCGCTTCCCCGGGAGGTGCTGCGCGCGGTCGGGACGCTCGGGCTGAGAACGCGTCGGCTCAGAACGCGTCGGGCACGTGCGTCGCCGACGACATCGCGCGGCGGGCCGCCCGGTCGACCTCGCGCAGCGCCGTCGAGCGCTGGTCCGCCTGCCACAGGTTGACCGCGCCGCCGTCGTCGGCCGTCGCGAGCCGCACGATCGCCCGGAGCCGCGCCGCGCTCGCGAGGACCCGCACGCGCCGCCCCTCGAGCGTCGGCGGCAGGCCCCAGCCCGGGTCGACGTCGCTGCGCAGGGCGGCGATCGCCTCGGCCGCGTCGGGTCGCCACCGGGCCACGTCGAGCGACGCGAGCGCCTCGGTCGCCTGGATCAGCGCGGTGCGCAGGTCCCGCTCCGCCTCGGCGAGCGTCCCGACCTGCCCGACGAGCGCCGGACGCCAGTCGGGCACCCGCGCGACCTCCCACGTGACGAGGTGCCCGGGCTCGTACGCGCTGCCGAACTCCTCGACGTGCGGCACCGCGGCGAACGTCCCGTGCAGGCCGTGCACGAGCACGCACTCGCCCGCGAGCACCGCGGGACCGGCGACGGCCGCGGGTGCCCCGCCCGGGTCCCCGGGGACGGGCAGCGCGGCGGCCGCGGCGCGCGGGCCGGCGGCCCATGCGGCGACGAGGTCGGGCAGCGTCGCGGCGGCCCCGAGGTCGGTGCCCTCGCCGACGCGGACGGTGTGCGGCTCGTCGTCCCCCTGGACGGCGGTCACGGCCCGCTGGACGGGCGCCGAGCCCGAGCCGATCTCCTGCAGCCAGAGCGCGAGCAGCACGGAGCGCGGCAGGGCGAGCACCGAGTGATCCACCGCACCACGGTACGACGTGGACCGCCGTGATCCGGGCACGCCCCGGTGACGTCCGGCCCGCTCGCGCCGACTAAGGTCGGTGCCCATGACCGACGTGCTCGACCTGCAGGACGTGTCCATCCGTCGCGGTACCACGACGATCCTGAACCGGCTCTCGTGGACCGTGCGCGAGGGGGAGCGGTGGGTGGTGCTCGGTCGCAACGGCGCGGGCAAGACGACCCTGCTCCAGGTCGCCTCGGGCCGCATGCACCCCTCGGCCGGCACCGCCGACCTGCTCGGCTCGCGGATGGGCCGGGTCGACGTGTTCGAGCTGCGCCCCCGCATCGGCCTGTCGAGCGCGTCGCTCGCCGACCGCATCCCGGCGGGGGAGACCGTGCGCGACGTCGTCCTCACCGCCGCCTACGGCGTCACGGGCCGCTGGCGCGAGTCGTACGAGGAGCTCGACGAGAGCCGCGCGGGCGACCTGCTCGCGGCGTTCGGGGTCGCGCACCTCGCCGACCGCCGGTTCGGGACGCTGAGCGAGGGCGAGCGCAAGCGGACCCAGATCGCGCGCTCGCTCATGACCGACCCCGAGCTCCTGCTGCTCGACGAGCCCGCCGCGGGCCTCGACCTCGGCGGGCGCGAGGAGCTCGTGGCCGCGCTCGCCGAGCTCGCCGGCGACCCGCGCTCGCCCGTGCTCGTGCTCGTGACGCACCACGTCGAGGAGATCCCGCCCGGCTTCACGCACCTGCTCCTGCTGCGCGACGGCGAGGTGCACGCGCGCGGGCCGCTCGAGGAGGTGCTCACCGCGGAGAACCTGTCGGGCGCGTTCGGCCTCGACCTCGTGGTCGAGCGCACCGGCGACCGGTGGACTGCGCGCGCGGCGGGCTGATCGTCCCGGCGTCCCGGCGTCCCCCGTGAGCCTCCGGCTGTGCCGGTGTCCCGGCGGCGGCGACGTCGTTGCGACGTGCACGAACGCCTCAGCGTTCTCTCACGTCGGGGCAAAGCGATCGTCTAGAATCGATCCGACGACGCAGGGTCACGACCACGCCGGTCGAGGGTCCACCGCGTCGCCGGCACCAGAGAGACGGTGAGTCAGATGAACGCCTGGCTGTGGTGGGTCGGCAGCGCCACGCTGCTGGCGATCGCGGAGATCCTCTCCCTCGACCTCATCCTCCTGATGCTCGCCGGGGGCGCGCTCGCGGGGGCTGCCGCCGCCCTGCTCGGGGCGGACCTCACGATCCAGATCGTCGCGGCGACCGTCACGTCGGTCCTCATGCTCTTCGCGCTGCGTCCCTGGCTGCTGCGCCACCTGCGCCGGCGCATGCCGCTCGTCGAGACCAACGCGGCGGCGCTCGTCGGGCGGCCCGCCATCGTCGTCGCGACGACGACCGAGCTCGGCGGCCGTGTGAAGCTCGCGGGCGAGGTGTGGTCGGCCCGCGCCGCCGCCGAGGACGTCACGTACCCGCCCGGGGCCGAGGTGCGCGTCACGTCGATCGACGGCGCCACGGCGGTCGTCGCGCTCGCCGAGCCCGCCTGACCCCAGACCGACCGCGGGCTCGCCGAGCCCGAGGACCCGCGCGCGGGCCCGCTCGCGCAGCCACGGAGGAGCACAGTGGACGAGTCATCTGTCAGCCCAGGAACCATCGTCGGCTACGTCGTGCTGGCGCTGGTCGCCGTGTTCGTCGTCATCGCGCTCGCGCGGTCGGTGCGGATCGTGCCGCAGACCGTCGCGGTCATCGTCGAGCGGCTCGGCCGGTACTCGCGCACGATGGACGCCGGCCTGCACCTGCTCATCCCGTTCGTCGACCGCGTGCGCGCCGGCGTCGACCTGCGCGAGCAGGTCGTGTCGTTCCCGCCGCAGCCGGTGATCACGTCGGACAACCTCGTCGTGAGCATCGACACGGTCCTGTACTTCCAGGTCACGGACCCGAAGTCGGCGGTCTACGAGATCGCGAACTACATCACCGCGATCGAGCAGCTCACGGTCACGACGCTCCGCAACGTCATCGGGTCGATGGACCTCGAGCAGACGCTCACGAGCCGCGACCAGATCAACGGCCAGCTGCGCGGCGTGCTCGACGAGGCGACCGGCAAGTGGGGCATCCGCGTCAACCGCGTCGAGCTCAAGTCGATCGACCCGCCGCAGAGCATCCAGGGCTCGATGGAGCAGCAGATGCGCGCCGAGCGTGACCGCCGTGCGGCGATCCTGACCGCCGAGGGCGTCAAGCAGTCGCAGATCCTCACCGCCGAGGGCGACAAGCAGGCGGCGATCCTGCGGGCCGAGGGGTCCGCGCAGGCGGCGATCCTGACCGCCGAGGGCGAGGCGCGCGCGATCCTCCAGGTCTTCGACGCCGTGCACCGCGGCGACGCCGACCCCAAGCTCCTCGCGTACCAGTACCTGCAGACCCTGCCGAAGCTCGCGTCGAGCCCGGCGAACAAGGTGTGGGTCATCCCGTCGGAGCTCACGGGCGCCCTGGGCCAGTTCACGAAGGGCTTCGCCGGCGCGTTCACCGGGGAGGACGGCGAGGCTGCGCCGACCCGTCCCGCGGGCACGTCGCCGCTCGGGGACGACCTGCCGCCGACGTCGCTCGTCGACCCGGCCGAGGCGCTCGCGCAGGCACGGCGCGAGCTCGAGATCGCGACGGCCGACGCCACGAGCGCCGGGACGCTCAGCGGCCAGCCCTCCGACCCGCTGGCCGCCGCCGGGCAGCGTCCGACGGGGGCGTTCGGGTACACCAAGCCCCAGCACGCCACGCCGGACGCCCCGGCGCAGGCGGCCCCGCGGCAGGCGGAGCCGACGACGCCGCCGCAGTCCGGCCCGCAGCAGGCCGCGCCGATCGAGCGGGACACGCGCCCGTACGACGGCCCGTCCGCGCAGGGCTGACGCCGCGAGGGGGACGAGGTCGGGCGGCGCACCGCGAGCCGGTGCGCCGCCCGACCCGTGTCTGCCCTGAGCCGAACACCCCGCAACTCGCTTGACCGCCCCTGACCAGCGGCGAAGGATGCACGGGTGCTCGTCCGACTCATCCGGCAGTACCTCGCCCCGTACCGGGGCGCCGTCGTGGCCGTGCTCGTGCTCCAGCTCGTCCAGACGCTCGCGACGCTGTACCTGCCGAGCCTCAACGCGGACATCATCGACAACGGCGTCGCGCGCGGCGACACGGCCTACATCCTGCGCGTCGGCGGTGTGATGCTCGGGGTCTCGCTGCTGCAGATCGTGTGCGCCGTCGCCGCGGTCTTCATCGGCTCGCGCACCGCCATGGCGTTCGGCCGCGACGTGCGCGGCGGGCTGTTCACGCACGTGCAGGAGTTCTCCGCGCGCGAGGTCGGGCGGATCGGGGCGCCGTCGCTCATCACGCGCACGACGAACGACGTGCAGCAGGTCCAGATGCTCGTGCTGCTGAGCTTCACGATGATGGTGACCGCGCCCATCATGCTCGTCGGCGGCGTGATCATGGCGCTGCAGGAGGACGTCACGCTGTCGTGGCTGCTCGTCGTCGTCGTGCCCGTCCTGGGGGTGACGGTCGGACTGATCATCTCGCGGATGATCCCGTGGTTCCGGGCCATGCAGAAGCGCATCGACGCGATCAACCGGGTGCTGCGCGAGCAGATCACGGGCATCCGGGTCGTGCGGGCGTTCGTGCGCGAGCGGCGCGAGTCGGAGCGGTTCGCCGTCGCGAGCACCGAGCTGTACACCGCGTCGCTGCGCGTCGGGCAGCTCATGGCGCTCATGTTCCCCGTCGTGATGCTCGTGATGAACGCGTCGAGCGTCGCGGTGCTGTGGTTCGGCGCGCAGCGCATCGACGCCGGCCAGATGCAGATCGGGGCGCTCACCGCGTTCCTCAGCTACCTCATGTACATCCTCATGGCCGTGATGATGTCCACGATGATGTTCGTCATGGTGCCGCGCGCCGTGGTGTCGGCCGAGCGCATCGAGGAGGTCCTCGACACCGAGACGTCGGTCGTCCCGCCCGCGACACCTCGCACCCCCGACCCCGGCCGACGCGGGCACCTCGAGCTGCGCGGCGCCGAGTTCCGCTACCCGGGCGCCGAGAACGCCGTGGTGCGCGGGGTCGACCTCGTCGCCGAGCCGGGCCGCACGACGGCGATCATCGGCTCGACGGGCGCGGGCAAGACGACGCTGCTCAACCTCGTGCCGCGGCTCGCGGACGTGACGGCGGGCGCGGTGCTCGTCGACGGGGTCGACGTGCGCGAGCTCGACCCCGAGGCGCTCTGGACCGCGATCGGGCTCGTGCCGCAGAAGCCGTACCTGTTCAGCGGCACCGTCGCCTCGAACCTGCGCTACGGGAAGCCGGACGCGACCGACGAGGAGCTGTGGCACGCGCTCGAGGTCGCGCAGGCGCGGGACTTCGTCGAGGCGATGCCCGAGCGGCTCGACGCCCCGATCGCGCAGGGCGGGACCAACGTCTCGGGCGGTCAGCGCCAGCGGCTCGCGATCGCCCGGGCCCTCGTGCGCCGGCCCGAGATCTACCTGTTCGACGACTCGTTCTCGGCGCTCGACTTCGCGACCGACGCGGCGCTGCGTGCGGCGCTGGTCCCCGAGACCCGCGACGCGACGGTGGTCATCGTCGCGCAGCGCGTCGCGACCATCCGGCACGCC
The Cellulomonas sp. NS3 DNA segment above includes these coding regions:
- a CDS encoding glucose-1-phosphate adenylyltransferase, whose product is MAAPRVLAIVLAGGEGKRLMPLTAARAKPAVPFGGIYRLVDFALSNLVNSHYLHIVVLTQYKSHSLDRHVAKTWRMSTLLGNYVAPVPAQQRVGKHWYLGSADAIYQCLNIIEDERPDIVVVVGADHVYRMDFSQMVDQHVESGAEITVAGIRQPIGMADQFGVIETDPSDPVRIAAFREKPSDPVAVPGSPDEIFASMGNYVINADALIEAVTADAADPNSRHDMGGDLVPSFVEKGTAAVYDFIKNDVPGSTDRDRDYWRDVGTLDSYYDANQDLISIEPVFNLYNDSWPVFTGYTGLPPAKFVHAGPGRLGHAADSIVSPGVLVSGATVSGSILSPGTYLHSWAQVTDSVLMDGVHVQRYAQVHRAIIDKNVIVPERARIGLDREHDLARGFTVTESGITVVPKGHVIED
- the glgA gene encoding glycogen synthase, giving the protein MRVDLLTREYPPHVYGGAGVHVAELAAVLRRSIDVRVHCFDGPREEADVHGYDVPAELAGANAALATMGVDLQIAAHLEGADLVHSHTWYANLAGHLGGLLHGVPHVVSAHSLEPLRPWKAEQLGGGYALSSWVERTAFEAAAGVIAVSGGMRADILRSYPAIDPDRVHVVHNGIDLAGWQRPTDDEALAQADAVVRRLGIDPDRPSVVFVGRITRQKGLPYLLRAADLLPPDVQLVLCAGAPDTPQIAAEVTGLVDELRARRGGGVVWIEQMLPRPELVAVLAAGTVFVCPSVYEPLGIVNLEAMAVGLPVVGSATGGIPEVVDDGVTGWLVPIEQVQDGTGTPLDPEKFVADLGSALVEAVSDPARAAERGVASRRRVEDHFSWDAVAERTIDVYRSVLGA
- a CDS encoding ABC transporter ATP-binding protein is translated as MTDVLDLQDVSIRRGTTTILNRLSWTVREGERWVVLGRNGAGKTTLLQVASGRMHPSAGTADLLGSRMGRVDVFELRPRIGLSSASLADRIPAGETVRDVVLTAAYGVTGRWRESYEELDESRAGDLLAAFGVAHLADRRFGTLSEGERKRTQIARSLMTDPELLLLDEPAAGLDLGGREELVAALAELAGDPRSPVLVLVTHHVEEIPPGFTHLLLLRDGEVHARGPLEEVLTAENLSGAFGLDLVVERTGDRWTARAAG
- a CDS encoding NfeD family protein, encoding MNAWLWWVGSATLLAIAEILSLDLILLMLAGGALAGAAAALLGADLTIQIVAATVTSVLMLFALRPWLLRHLRRRMPLVETNAAALVGRPAIVVATTTELGGRVKLAGEVWSARAAAEDVTYPPGAEVRVTSIDGATAVVALAEPA
- a CDS encoding SPFH domain-containing protein; the encoded protein is MDESSVSPGTIVGYVVLALVAVFVVIALARSVRIVPQTVAVIVERLGRYSRTMDAGLHLLIPFVDRVRAGVDLREQVVSFPPQPVITSDNLVVSIDTVLYFQVTDPKSAVYEIANYITAIEQLTVTTLRNVIGSMDLEQTLTSRDQINGQLRGVLDEATGKWGIRVNRVELKSIDPPQSIQGSMEQQMRAERDRRAAILTAEGVKQSQILTAEGDKQAAILRAEGSAQAAILTAEGEARAILQVFDAVHRGDADPKLLAYQYLQTLPKLASSPANKVWVIPSELTGALGQFTKGFAGAFTGEDGEAAPTRPAGTSPLGDDLPPTSLVDPAEALAQARRELEIATADATSAGTLSGQPSDPLAAAGQRPTGAFGYTKPQHATPDAPAQAAPRQAEPTTPPQSGPQQAAPIERDTRPYDGPSAQG
- a CDS encoding ABC transporter ATP-binding protein, which gives rise to MLVRLIRQYLAPYRGAVVAVLVLQLVQTLATLYLPSLNADIIDNGVARGDTAYILRVGGVMLGVSLLQIVCAVAAVFIGSRTAMAFGRDVRGGLFTHVQEFSAREVGRIGAPSLITRTTNDVQQVQMLVLLSFTMMVTAPIMLVGGVIMALQEDVTLSWLLVVVVPVLGVTVGLIISRMIPWFRAMQKRIDAINRVLREQITGIRVVRAFVRERRESERFAVASTELYTASLRVGQLMALMFPVVMLVMNASSVAVLWFGAQRIDAGQMQIGALTAFLSYLMYILMAVMMSTMMFVMVPRAVVSAERIEEVLDTETSVVPPATPRTPDPGRRGHLELRGAEFRYPGAENAVVRGVDLVAEPGRTTAIIGSTGAGKTTLLNLVPRLADVTAGAVLVDGVDVRELDPEALWTAIGLVPQKPYLFSGTVASNLRYGKPDATDEELWHALEVAQARDFVEAMPERLDAPIAQGGTNVSGGQRQRLAIARALVRRPEIYLFDDSFSALDFATDAALRAALVPETRDATVVIVAQRVATIRHADRIVVLEDGEVVASGTHPELLQSSQTYREIVYSQISEEEAA